One Ctenopharyngodon idella isolate HZGC_01 chromosome 9, HZGC01, whole genome shotgun sequence DNA window includes the following coding sequences:
- the med4 gene encoding mediator of RNA polymerase II transcription subunit 4, which translates to MAAAEKPTKEKLLSTLDDIEVLSRELIEMLALARTQKLPQPGEDTQILELLVQRDKEFQELMQTAMEQGRVHQEMQMLEKEVEKRDSDIQQLQKQLKEAEHILATAVYQAKEKLKSIEKARKGSISSEEIIKYAHRISASNAVCAPLNWLPGDPRRPYPTDLEMRSGMLGNMSNMSTNGVNGHLPGDALAAGRLPDVLTPQYPWQSTDVSMGILPPHHGNDFGLEPPGHNKENEDDVEAMSTDSSSSSSDSD; encoded by the exons ATGGCGGCGGCGGAGAAGCCCACGAAGGAAAAGCTTTTATCCACTCTGGATGATATTGAAGTTTTATCCAG AGAGCTGATAGAGATGCTAGCACTGGCCAGGACACAGAAACTGCCCCAGCCTGGAGAGGACACACAG ATACTGGAGCTGTTAGTGCAGAGAGATAAAGAGTTCCAGGAGCTCATGCAGACGGCGATGGAGCAGGGCAGAGTTCACCAGGAGATGCAGATGCTGGAGAAGGAAGTTGAGAAGAGAGACAGTGATATCCAGCAGCTCCAGAAACAACTCAAAGAGGCTGAGCATATACTG GCCACTGCTGTCTATCAAGCCAAAGAGAAACTGAAGTCTATTGAAAAGGCCAGAAAAG GGAGTATCTCTTCAGAGGAGATCATCAAGTACGCTCACAGGATCAGTGCCAGTAATGCAGTGTGTGCTCCTCTGAACTGGCTTCCAG gtgacCCTCGCAGGCCGTATCCTACTGATCTGGAGATGCGCAGTGGAATGTTGGGAAATATGAGCAACATGTCCACCAATGGAGTGAACGGACACCTGCCTGGAGACGCATTGGCTGCTGGGAGGTTACCAG ATGTACTAACCCCACAGTATCCTTGGCAGTCCACTGATGTTTCCATGGGGATTCTGCCTCCTCACCATGGCAACGATTTTGGCCTGGAGCCACCTGGTCATAACAAAGAAAATGAAGATGATGTTGAGGCCATGTCAACAGATTCctccagcagcagcagtgactcagactga
- the itm2bb gene encoding integral membrane protein 2Bb isoform X1, protein MVKVSFNKALALKDPKKETLIPDVQDPEAAVSVRQRSKVWCWCFCLGLALVLSGVVVAGAYLYRYYMLQKPDNVSFFEDDEVELIRLPVPEFRDSDPAGILHDYNMDDEVFVCGMKYFEEDYEFNEEVEVEVGTPLRLIEENVIFYEDDEVELIKVPVPEFKDSDPAGILHDFNMRLTAYLDLTLNKCYIIALNTSVVMPPRDFHEFLVNIKAGMYLPQSYLVHEEMMVTEKLDSTSDLGYYINNLCNDKDTYRLQRRETILGMQKREALNCHKIRHFENKFVVETLICEP, encoded by the exons ATGGTTAAAGTATCTTTTAACAAGGCTCTCGCCCTAAAGGATCCAAAGAAGGAAACTCTCATTCCGGATGTACAG GATCCTGAGGCAGCGGTGTCGGTGCGTCAGCGCTCTAAGGTGTGGTGCTGGTGCTTCTGTCTGGGATTGGCTCTCGTGCTCTCTGGCGTAGTGGTGGCAGGAGCCTACCTGTATAGGTACTATATGTTACAG AAACCTGATAATGTGAGCTTTTTCGAAGACGATGAGGTGGAGCTCATCAGACTACCGGTGCCTGAGTTCAGAGACAGTGATCCAGCTGGCATCCTGCATGACTACAACATG GATGACGAGGTGTTTGTCTGTGGGATGAAGTACTTTGAGGAAGACTATGAGTTCAATGAGGAGGTGGAGGTGGAGGTGGGAACACCGCTGAGGCTGATTGAAGAGAATGTGATCTTTTATGAAGACGATGAGGTGGAGCTCATCAAAGTACCAGTGCCTGAGTTCAAGGACAGTGATCCAGCTGGCATCCTGCATGACTTCAACATG AGGCTGACTGCTTATCTCGACCTGACTCTGAACAAATGCTACATCATCGCCCTGAACACCTCTGTCGTCATGCCACCCCGAGATTTCCATGAGTTCCTGGTCAACATCAAG GCAGGAATGTATCTTCCTCAGTCGTATCTGGTGCATGAAGAGATGATGGTGACAGAGAAGCTGGACAGCACCAGTGACCTGGGCTATTACATCAATAACCTGTGCAATGACAAAGACACGTACAGACTGCAGCGCAGAGAAACCATACTGG GTATGCAGAAGCGTGAGGCCCTGAACTGCCACAAGATCCGCCATTTTGAAAACAAGTTTGTGGTGGAGACTTTGATCTGCGAGCCATGA
- the itm2bb gene encoding integral membrane protein 2Bb isoform X2: MVKVSFNKALALKDPKKETLIPDVQDPEAAVSVRQRSKVWCWCFCLGLALVLSGVVVAGAYLYRYYMLQDDEVFVCGMKYFEEDYEFNEEVEVEVGTPLRLIEENVIFYEDDEVELIKVPVPEFKDSDPAGILHDFNMRLTAYLDLTLNKCYIIALNTSVVMPPRDFHEFLVNIKAGMYLPQSYLVHEEMMVTEKLDSTSDLGYYINNLCNDKDTYRLQRRETILGMQKREALNCHKIRHFENKFVVETLICEP; the protein is encoded by the exons ATGGTTAAAGTATCTTTTAACAAGGCTCTCGCCCTAAAGGATCCAAAGAAGGAAACTCTCATTCCGGATGTACAG GATCCTGAGGCAGCGGTGTCGGTGCGTCAGCGCTCTAAGGTGTGGTGCTGGTGCTTCTGTCTGGGATTGGCTCTCGTGCTCTCTGGCGTAGTGGTGGCAGGAGCCTACCTGTATAGGTACTATATGTTACAG GATGACGAGGTGTTTGTCTGTGGGATGAAGTACTTTGAGGAAGACTATGAGTTCAATGAGGAGGTGGAGGTGGAGGTGGGAACACCGCTGAGGCTGATTGAAGAGAATGTGATCTTTTATGAAGACGATGAGGTGGAGCTCATCAAAGTACCAGTGCCTGAGTTCAAGGACAGTGATCCAGCTGGCATCCTGCATGACTTCAACATG AGGCTGACTGCTTATCTCGACCTGACTCTGAACAAATGCTACATCATCGCCCTGAACACCTCTGTCGTCATGCCACCCCGAGATTTCCATGAGTTCCTGGTCAACATCAAG GCAGGAATGTATCTTCCTCAGTCGTATCTGGTGCATGAAGAGATGATGGTGACAGAGAAGCTGGACAGCACCAGTGACCTGGGCTATTACATCAATAACCTGTGCAATGACAAAGACACGTACAGACTGCAGCGCAGAGAAACCATACTGG GTATGCAGAAGCGTGAGGCCCTGAACTGCCACAAGATCCGCCATTTTGAAAACAAGTTTGTGGTGGAGACTTTGATCTGCGAGCCATGA
- the epc2 gene encoding enhancer of polycomb homolog 2 isoform X1: MSKLSFRARALDAAKPLPIYRNKDLPDLTDCVSINRAVPQMPTGMEKEEESEHHLQRAISAQQVFREKKESMVIPVPEAESNITYYDRLYKGEFRIPKQLIHIQPLGLDNELPDYDMDSEDETLLNRLNRKMELRPVQFETMMDRLEKASTNQLVTLQEAKLLLNEDDYLLKSVYDYWVRKRKNCRGPSLIPQIKQEKRDGSTNNDAYVAFRRRTEKMQTRKNRKNDEASYEKMLKLRREFSRTMSILEMIKKREKSKRELLHLTLEVFEKRYQIGDFSGEILNEVTVPLAEKTIYPAPTSLPMSSRHKVESKMKSHKSGPKHLHPFTVKPEPHFDFVRSHKKYNKRPKLDAFRQPGRPERQQTIIKADIKQYDFHSSGEEDYPLSPASEPDEENDPDGIFAFRRKAGCSYHTPLVDQSCSPHWQQADQDRLWQRNCLTALSVPKRCIAVAHRRVGRGGRVVLDRTSSELDRALRHLDPDMFYPSAGSSVPDLPVHTNTNSHISKSSPERSLTQLLNDIQACRWKFFRPRALQDNSRSEDKKGTPQVEKGGGTHLSNSVSGGFTEEQFHSHQQQLVQMHKQLQQQELQQNSTAPEPHTHLPNTASSDCMSKTLDSASAHFAASAVVNTPNNENRPQIASVNGVLSNSGNFRQAKSNRSAGGGGGGESGSLVRMTSTSGIQLPVPQSLPHGHGHLSTVSAVSPAHTHHSARLCAPSPSALKLASVASSLDRVPKVTPTSAIDIARENHEPERLALNGLSETTVAMEVT; this comes from the exons GAGCACCATCTCCAGAGGGCCATCTCCGCCCAGCAGGTATTCAGGGAGAAGAAGGAGAGCATGGTCATCCCTGTGCCAGAGGCAGAGAGTAACATCACCTATTACGACCGCCTTTACAAAGGAGAGTTCCGCATCCCCAAACAGCTCATCCACATCCAGC CTCTGGGTCTGGATAACGAGCTGCCTGACTATGATATGGACTCAGAGGACGAGACTTTACTGAACAGACTCAACCGCAAGATGGAGCTCAGACCTGTGCAGTTTGAGACCATGATGGACCGGTTAGAGAAAGCCAGCACCAACCAG TTGGTCACTCTTCAGGAGGCCAAGCTGCTGCTAAATGAAGATGACTACCTGTTGAAGTCAGTGTATGACTACTGggtgaggaagaggaagaactGCCGGGGCCCGTCGCTCATCCCACAAATCAAGCAGGAGAAGAGGGATGGCTCCACCAATAACGATGCTTACGTGGCCTTCAGGCGTCGCACAGAGAAGATGCAGACTAGGAAG AATCGCAAGAATGACGAGGCGTCTTATGAAAAGATGCTGAAGCTGAGAAGAGAGTTCAGCCGAACCATGAGCATCCTGGAGATGatcaaaaagagagagaagagcaAACGAGAGCTGCTGCATCTGACGCTGGAGGTGTTTGAAAAAAG ATATCAAATTGGAGACTTCTCAGGAGAGATTCTGAATGAAGTCACTGTACCTCTGGCAGAGAAAACCATTTACCCTGCACCCACATCCTTACCCATGAGCAGTCGGCACAAGGTAGAGAGCAAAATGAAG TCACACAAATCTGGGCCCAAACACCTCCACCCCTTCACAGTCAAGCCTGAGCCTCACTTTGACTTTGTGCGTTCTCATAAGAAGTACAACAAGAGGCCCAAACTTGATGCATTTCGCCAGCCTGGTCGGCCAGAGCGACAGCAAACCATCATCAAGGCAGACATTAAACAATACGACTTCCACAGCTCTGGAGAGGAGGATTACCCACTG TCTCCAGCATCAGAGCCGGATGAAGAGAACGATCCTGATGGAATCTTCGCCTTCAGACGGAAAGCTGGCTGCAGTTACCACACT CCACTGGTGGATCAGAGCTGCTCTCCTCACTGGCAGCAGGCGGATCAGGACCGGCTGTGGCAGAGGAACTGTCTCACCGCCCTCTCTGTGCCTAAACGCTGTATCGCAGTTGCACACAGGAGGGTGGGCAGAGGTGGCAG GGTTGTTTTGGATCGTACCTCGTCGGAACTGGACCGTGCACTCAGGCATCTGGACCCTGACATGTTTTATCCCTCCGCTGGCTCTAGTGTGCCTGACCTCCCCGTCCATACAAACACAAACTCTCACATCTCCAAATCAAGCCCTGAGCGCTCACTGACTCAGCTCCTGAATGACATCCAGGCCTGCAGGTGGAAGTTTTTCCGCCCTCGGGCGCTACAGGACAACTCAAGGAGTGAGGACAAGAAAGGGACTCCGCAGGTCGAAAAAGGTGGAGGGACGCATCTCTCTAACAGTGTGTCAG GTGGGTTCACAGAAGAGCAGTTTCACTCCCATCAGCAGCAGCTGGTTCAGATGCACAAACAGTTACAGCAGCAAGAACTCCAGCAGAACTCGACAGCACCAGAACCCCACACACACCTGCCT AACACGGCCTCATCTGACTGCATGTCTAAGACTCTGGACTCGGCTAGTGCACACTTTGCTGCCTCTGCTGTGGTCAACACTCCCAACAATGAAAACAGGCCCCAGATTGCAAGTGTCAATGGCGTCCTTTCCAATTCAGGCAA CTTTAGACAAGCCAAATCGAACCGTTCTGCAGGTGGTGGAGGTGGTGGTGAGTCAGGCTCTTTAGTACGGATGACAAGCACATCTGGCATTCAGCTGCCGGTCCCTCAGTCTCTGCCTCACGGCCATGGGCACCTGAGCACCGTGAGCGCTGTGTCTCCTGCCCACACGCACCACAGTGCACGTCTGTGTGCCCCTTCACCCTCAGCCTTAAAGCTAGCCAGTGTTGCTAGTAGTCTGGACCGGGTACCCAAAGTCACCCCCACTAGTGCCATCGACATCGCCAG GGAGAATCACGAACCAGAGAGGCTCGCTCTCAACGGATTATCAGAGACCACAGTCGCCATGGAGGTCACATAG
- the epc2 gene encoding enhancer of polycomb homolog 2 isoform X2 yields the protein MSKLSFRARALDAAKPLPIYRNKDLPDLTDCVSINRAVPQMPTGMEKEEESEHHLQRAISAQQVFREKKESMVIPVPEAESNITYYDRLYKGEFRIPKQLIHIQPLGLDNELPDYDMDSEDETLLNRLNRKMELRPVQFETMMDRLEKASTNQLVTLQEAKLLLNEDDYLLKSVYDYWVRKRKNCRGPSLIPQIKQEKRDGSTNNDAYVAFRRRTEKMQTRKNRKNDEASYEKMLKLRREFSRTMSILEMIKKREKSKRELLHLTLEVFEKRYQIGDFSGEILNEVTVPLAEKTIYPAPTSLPMSSRHKVESKMKSHKSGPKHLHPFTVKPEPHFDFVRSHKKYNKRPKLDAFRQPGRPERQQTIIKADIKQYDFHSSGEEDYPLSPASEPDEENDPDGIFAFRRKAGCSYHTPLVDQSCSPHWQQADQDRLWQRNCLTALSVPKRCIAVAHRRVGRGGRVVLDRTSSELDRALRHLDPDMFYPSAGSSVPDLPVHTNTNSHISKSSPERSLTQLLNDIQACRWKFFRPRALQDNSRSEDKKGTPQVEKGGGTHLSNSVSGGFTEEQFHSHQQQLVQMHKQLQQQELQQNSTAPEPHTHLPNTASSDCMSKTLDSASAHFAASAVVNTPNNENRPQIASVNGVLSNSGSFRQAKSNRSAGGGGGGESGSLVRMTSTSGIQLPVPQSLPHGHGHLSTVSAVSPAHTHHSARLCAPSPSALKLASVASSLDRVPKVTPTSAIDIARENHEPERLALNGLSETTVAMEVT from the exons GAGCACCATCTCCAGAGGGCCATCTCCGCCCAGCAGGTATTCAGGGAGAAGAAGGAGAGCATGGTCATCCCTGTGCCAGAGGCAGAGAGTAACATCACCTATTACGACCGCCTTTACAAAGGAGAGTTCCGCATCCCCAAACAGCTCATCCACATCCAGC CTCTGGGTCTGGATAACGAGCTGCCTGACTATGATATGGACTCAGAGGACGAGACTTTACTGAACAGACTCAACCGCAAGATGGAGCTCAGACCTGTGCAGTTTGAGACCATGATGGACCGGTTAGAGAAAGCCAGCACCAACCAG TTGGTCACTCTTCAGGAGGCCAAGCTGCTGCTAAATGAAGATGACTACCTGTTGAAGTCAGTGTATGACTACTGggtgaggaagaggaagaactGCCGGGGCCCGTCGCTCATCCCACAAATCAAGCAGGAGAAGAGGGATGGCTCCACCAATAACGATGCTTACGTGGCCTTCAGGCGTCGCACAGAGAAGATGCAGACTAGGAAG AATCGCAAGAATGACGAGGCGTCTTATGAAAAGATGCTGAAGCTGAGAAGAGAGTTCAGCCGAACCATGAGCATCCTGGAGATGatcaaaaagagagagaagagcaAACGAGAGCTGCTGCATCTGACGCTGGAGGTGTTTGAAAAAAG ATATCAAATTGGAGACTTCTCAGGAGAGATTCTGAATGAAGTCACTGTACCTCTGGCAGAGAAAACCATTTACCCTGCACCCACATCCTTACCCATGAGCAGTCGGCACAAGGTAGAGAGCAAAATGAAG TCACACAAATCTGGGCCCAAACACCTCCACCCCTTCACAGTCAAGCCTGAGCCTCACTTTGACTTTGTGCGTTCTCATAAGAAGTACAACAAGAGGCCCAAACTTGATGCATTTCGCCAGCCTGGTCGGCCAGAGCGACAGCAAACCATCATCAAGGCAGACATTAAACAATACGACTTCCACAGCTCTGGAGAGGAGGATTACCCACTG TCTCCAGCATCAGAGCCGGATGAAGAGAACGATCCTGATGGAATCTTCGCCTTCAGACGGAAAGCTGGCTGCAGTTACCACACT CCACTGGTGGATCAGAGCTGCTCTCCTCACTGGCAGCAGGCGGATCAGGACCGGCTGTGGCAGAGGAACTGTCTCACCGCCCTCTCTGTGCCTAAACGCTGTATCGCAGTTGCACACAGGAGGGTGGGCAGAGGTGGCAG GGTTGTTTTGGATCGTACCTCGTCGGAACTGGACCGTGCACTCAGGCATCTGGACCCTGACATGTTTTATCCCTCCGCTGGCTCTAGTGTGCCTGACCTCCCCGTCCATACAAACACAAACTCTCACATCTCCAAATCAAGCCCTGAGCGCTCACTGACTCAGCTCCTGAATGACATCCAGGCCTGCAGGTGGAAGTTTTTCCGCCCTCGGGCGCTACAGGACAACTCAAGGAGTGAGGACAAGAAAGGGACTCCGCAGGTCGAAAAAGGTGGAGGGACGCATCTCTCTAACAGTGTGTCAG GTGGGTTCACAGAAGAGCAGTTTCACTCCCATCAGCAGCAGCTGGTTCAGATGCACAAACAGTTACAGCAGCAAGAACTCCAGCAGAACTCGACAGCACCAGAACCCCACACACACCTGCCT AACACGGCCTCATCTGACTGCATGTCTAAGACTCTGGACTCGGCTAGTGCACACTTTGCTGCCTCTGCTGTGGTCAACACTCCCAACAATGAAAACAGGCCCCAGATTGCAAGTGTCAATGGCGTCCTTTCCAATTCAG GAAGCTTTAGACAAGCCAAATCGAACCGTTCTGCAGGTGGTGGAGGTGGTGGTGAGTCAGGCTCTTTAGTACGGATGACAAGCACATCTGGCATTCAGCTGCCGGTCCCTCAGTCTCTGCCTCACGGCCATGGGCACCTGAGCACCGTGAGCGCTGTGTCTCCTGCCCACACGCACCACAGTGCACGTCTGTGTGCCCCTTCACCCTCAGCCTTAAAGCTAGCCAGTGTTGCTAGTAGTCTGGACCGGGTACCCAAAGTCACCCCCACTAGTGCCATCGACATCGCCAG GGAGAATCACGAACCAGAGAGGCTCGCTCTCAACGGATTATCAGAGACCACAGTCGCCATGGAGGTCACATAG
- the epc2 gene encoding enhancer of polycomb homolog 2 isoform X3 has product MSKLSFRARALDAAKPLPIYRNKDLPDLTDCVSINRAVPQMPTGMEKEEESEHHLQRAISAQQVFREKKESMVIPVPEAESNITYYDRLYKGEFRIPKQLIHIQPLGLDNELPDYDMDSEDETLLNRLNRKMELRPVQFETMMDRLEKASTNQLVTLQEAKLLLNEDDYLLKSVYDYWVRKRKNCRGPSLIPQIKQEKRDGSTNNDAYVAFRRRTEKMQTRKNRKNDEASYEKMLKLRREFSRTMSILEMIKKREKSKRELLHLTLEVFEKRYQIGDFSGEILNEVTVPLAEKTIYPAPTSLPMSSRHKVESKMKSHKSGPKHLHPFTVKPEPHFDFVRSHKKYNKRPKLDAFRQPGRPERQQTIIKADIKQYDFHSSGEEDYPLSPASEPDEENDPDGIFAFRRKAGCSYHTPLVDQSCSPHWQQADQDRLWQRNCLTALSVPKRCIAVAHRRVGRGGRVVLDRTSSELDRALRHLDPDMFYPSAGSSVPDLPVHTNTNSHISKSSPERSLTQLLNDIQACRWKFFRPRALQDNSRSEDKKGTPQVEKGGGTHLSNSVSGGFTEEQFHSHQQQLVQMHKQLQQQELQQNSTAPEPHTHLPNTASSDCMSKTLDSASAHFAASAVVNTPNNENRPQIASVNGVLSNSGSFRQAKSNRSAGGGGGGESGSLVRMTSTSGIQLPVPQSLPHGHGHLSTVSAVSPAHTHHSARLCAPSPSALKLASVASSLDRVPKVTPTSAIDIARSET; this is encoded by the exons GAGCACCATCTCCAGAGGGCCATCTCCGCCCAGCAGGTATTCAGGGAGAAGAAGGAGAGCATGGTCATCCCTGTGCCAGAGGCAGAGAGTAACATCACCTATTACGACCGCCTTTACAAAGGAGAGTTCCGCATCCCCAAACAGCTCATCCACATCCAGC CTCTGGGTCTGGATAACGAGCTGCCTGACTATGATATGGACTCAGAGGACGAGACTTTACTGAACAGACTCAACCGCAAGATGGAGCTCAGACCTGTGCAGTTTGAGACCATGATGGACCGGTTAGAGAAAGCCAGCACCAACCAG TTGGTCACTCTTCAGGAGGCCAAGCTGCTGCTAAATGAAGATGACTACCTGTTGAAGTCAGTGTATGACTACTGggtgaggaagaggaagaactGCCGGGGCCCGTCGCTCATCCCACAAATCAAGCAGGAGAAGAGGGATGGCTCCACCAATAACGATGCTTACGTGGCCTTCAGGCGTCGCACAGAGAAGATGCAGACTAGGAAG AATCGCAAGAATGACGAGGCGTCTTATGAAAAGATGCTGAAGCTGAGAAGAGAGTTCAGCCGAACCATGAGCATCCTGGAGATGatcaaaaagagagagaagagcaAACGAGAGCTGCTGCATCTGACGCTGGAGGTGTTTGAAAAAAG ATATCAAATTGGAGACTTCTCAGGAGAGATTCTGAATGAAGTCACTGTACCTCTGGCAGAGAAAACCATTTACCCTGCACCCACATCCTTACCCATGAGCAGTCGGCACAAGGTAGAGAGCAAAATGAAG TCACACAAATCTGGGCCCAAACACCTCCACCCCTTCACAGTCAAGCCTGAGCCTCACTTTGACTTTGTGCGTTCTCATAAGAAGTACAACAAGAGGCCCAAACTTGATGCATTTCGCCAGCCTGGTCGGCCAGAGCGACAGCAAACCATCATCAAGGCAGACATTAAACAATACGACTTCCACAGCTCTGGAGAGGAGGATTACCCACTG TCTCCAGCATCAGAGCCGGATGAAGAGAACGATCCTGATGGAATCTTCGCCTTCAGACGGAAAGCTGGCTGCAGTTACCACACT CCACTGGTGGATCAGAGCTGCTCTCCTCACTGGCAGCAGGCGGATCAGGACCGGCTGTGGCAGAGGAACTGTCTCACCGCCCTCTCTGTGCCTAAACGCTGTATCGCAGTTGCACACAGGAGGGTGGGCAGAGGTGGCAG GGTTGTTTTGGATCGTACCTCGTCGGAACTGGACCGTGCACTCAGGCATCTGGACCCTGACATGTTTTATCCCTCCGCTGGCTCTAGTGTGCCTGACCTCCCCGTCCATACAAACACAAACTCTCACATCTCCAAATCAAGCCCTGAGCGCTCACTGACTCAGCTCCTGAATGACATCCAGGCCTGCAGGTGGAAGTTTTTCCGCCCTCGGGCGCTACAGGACAACTCAAGGAGTGAGGACAAGAAAGGGACTCCGCAGGTCGAAAAAGGTGGAGGGACGCATCTCTCTAACAGTGTGTCAG GTGGGTTCACAGAAGAGCAGTTTCACTCCCATCAGCAGCAGCTGGTTCAGATGCACAAACAGTTACAGCAGCAAGAACTCCAGCAGAACTCGACAGCACCAGAACCCCACACACACCTGCCT AACACGGCCTCATCTGACTGCATGTCTAAGACTCTGGACTCGGCTAGTGCACACTTTGCTGCCTCTGCTGTGGTCAACACTCCCAACAATGAAAACAGGCCCCAGATTGCAAGTGTCAATGGCGTCCTTTCCAATTCAG GAAGCTTTAGACAAGCCAAATCGAACCGTTCTGCAGGTGGTGGAGGTGGTGGTGAGTCAGGCTCTTTAGTACGGATGACAAGCACATCTGGCATTCAGCTGCCGGTCCCTCAGTCTCTGCCTCACGGCCATGGGCACCTGAGCACCGTGAGCGCTGTGTCTCCTGCCCACACGCACCACAGTGCACGTCTGTGTGCCCCTTCACCCTCAGCCTTAAAGCTAGCCAGTGTTGCTAGTAGTCTGGACCGGGTACCCAAAGTCACCCCCACTAGTGCCATCGACATCGCCAGGTCTGAAACCTGA